TAGCTTTCGGACAGTATTCTCATGCTTTCGATTACTTTTTTCTCCTATACACTTTTGACCTTTTTTTCTCACCATTTCCTGTTTTCTCTGATGTACAGGTTTTAAGTACATTTATAAGCATATAGACGCCCATGCCTGATATTCTTATCAAAAATACACGCATCTACTACAATAATTCGCTTCAGCCTGCTGAGATCATTATTGAAGATGGTAAAGTTACCAGGATAGGAAAAGATCTCAGAGTCTCGAGTTCGGATACAATAATAGACGCAGGTGGCGCTCTTACCCTGCCTGCCGGGATTGATGTGCATGTCCACTTTAGGGAACCCGGAATGACTTTAAAGGAAAACTGGTATACGGGCTCCTGTGCAGCAGCTGCCGGAGGAATTACCACTGTTATTGACCAGCCCAATACAGTGCCTCCCACTACCGATAGGCGGGCTTTCGAACAAAAACTTAAGCTTGCCAGGAGAAAGTCTATTGTTGATTTCGGGATTAATGGTGGAGTAACAGGCAATATCGAGAAATTAAAAGAACTCTGGAAGCTGGGAGCCACGGCTTTTGGGGAAATCTTCATGGCCGAGTCCACAGGCGGACTAAATATTAATGAGGAAACCTTTGAGGAGGCACTTGCCGAAATCAAACGCCTCAATGCACTTGCGACTATCCATGCGGAAGACGAGGAAATGCGTATTGAGCTAGAAGAGCTGTTAAAAGGCGATACTTCCTACGAGTATCATTCAAGGGTGCGTCCCAATGCGTGTGAGGCGGTTGCGGTTCAAGAAGCTCTTGAACTTGTTTCCAGATTGAAAATCAGAGCGCACATTTGCCATATTAGCACCCTTGAAGCTACAGGTATGGTACGGAAGGAAAAATATCTTGCAAGAAGGGAAAATAAAGAACCTCTTTTTACCTGTGAGGTTACTCCTCATCACCTTTTCCTGTCTACGCGAGACTGGGAAAGGCTAAGGTCTTTTGGGAAAATGAACCCGCCTCTCCGTGGAAGCCACAGCATTAAAGCTCTGGTAAACGGGATTAATGACGGGACTATTGACATGGTAGCTTCGGATCATGCTCCGCATCTGGAGTCCGAAAAAGATGTTGATATAAGAGTTGCTCCCTCGGGTGTGCCCGGAGTTGAGACCCTTATGCCTCTAATG
This region of Methanosarcina flavescens genomic DNA includes:
- a CDS encoding dihydroorotase; amino-acid sequence: MPDILIKNTRIYYNNSLQPAEIIIEDGKVTRIGKDLRVSSSDTIIDAGGALTLPAGIDVHVHFREPGMTLKENWYTGSCAAAAGGITTVIDQPNTVPPTTDRRAFEQKLKLARRKSIVDFGINGGVTGNIEKLKELWKLGATAFGEIFMAESTGGLNINEETFEEALAEIKRLNALATIHAEDEEMRIELEELLKGDTSYEYHSRVRPNACEAVAVQEALELVSRLKIRAHICHISTLEATGMVRKEKYLARRENKEPLFTCEVTPHHLFLSTRDWERLRSFGKMNPPLRGSHSIKALVNGINDGTIDMVASDHAPHLESEKDVDIRVAPSGVPGVETLMPLMLAAVRKNILPISRMILLTSWNPARVFGLDRKFKGRLDVGFDADLIIVNPRELRPIKAEFLHSKAGWTPFEGMDGIFPEYTLSRGEIIWSEESINAKPGRGNFLEGRGKRSEEDEEDLDQADESQE